Genomic segment of Methanobacterium spitsbergense:
TTTTAACACATTTTACAATCCCATTTTCAATAGAAATTTCGGCACCATAAATTTCTTCTGTAGAAACATTTAATAGATTTCCACTTATTCTCTCCATAACATGTCCTCTTAATTATGATCAATTGTTAATTTAATAATTATCTTTATGATTAATTATAGTTTGAGATTTGAATACCTATGCTTCATATAGAAAAGCGCAAGGGGATAGGTAACTTTTTGAAAGAGATTGAAATTGTGAAATGAATATAGGTACTTTAATGGATCTTTGGATTTATATATCCTATTTAAAATGAGTGAATAATTACTGGATGCAAATTTCTCCCATATGAATCTGTTAACTATTCCTGCATTAAATTTTGGTCTAAAATATTTTTCAACAGTTTTATAATAATTTTCAGAATCATTACCTTCTAAAATATTGTTTGCAGCTATAAAACCTGATTTTATCGCGTTTCTAATTCCAAAGCCCCATAATAAATCTTGAAATCCTGCTCTTTCTCCGATCACTATTTTATTTTCATTTCTAATCTTATTTGAAAAGCTTCCATAGCCCGCGAATTTCTGTTGATCTTCCATTTTAAGATCAAAATTACCTGAAAATGTATCAAATGTTCTTTTGAAATATTTGTTTAGATCATCAAATCCCTCAAATAATACAGTTGCAATACAACCACAACCATTGGATACAAGAAGATATGAATATCCCTTAAATGCATGATAATTATTTATAAGGCCGATTGCTATATTATCCAGTTCTGTTTTAAATGTTAATCCTCTTGCAACTGCGAATTTGTTTCTTGGATCAGGACAGTTGCAACTATATCAACATCTTCAATTGGGGCGGTTTCCTCAAAATGTATGTTGACTCCTTTATCAAGTGCTTGTTCCTTTAACCCTTGATCTAAACTTTTTTCTTCAGTACCACGCTTTACAAGGTAAAATGCAGGTCGTTTACAATAAAAATCCCAGTTTTCATCGTTATTAGTTATTTTAAGATTTTTGAAAGGTTCAAAATCGAAATTGGGTTTTATTTTCATTTTACGAAATTCTTTTATTATATCTTGATTATCTGACCAGTTTTCAAGTCCTTGTAGGTTTTTTTGAACTCTTGAGCCGATGTCTTTATTTTTTTCAAAAACATCTACAATATAACCTTCATTTGCAAGATTAATGGCTGCAGACAATCCTGCAGGACCTGCTCCTAAAATTTTAATATATTGCATATTATATTATTATGATTTTTTGAAGATAAAAAAAATTCTATTAAAATAATAGATAAGAAAGAAGGAGTACAAAATATAAAAAGTAAATAAAAAAAAAGAAATTGGTTATTCTGATTTCAGCTCATTGTAAAGTAGGGGTAAAAAAGTCCCAACATCTGTAACTATGCCTACAACCTGAGCGCTACCTCTGTCACTTAGTTTTGTAACTGTAGCAGGGTTAATATCTACACATATACTTTTAACATGCGATGGTAGCATGTTCCCTGTTGCAATTGAATGTAACATGGTAGAGATCATTATAACCATATCAACATCCTGAACATATTTTCTCATTTCATCTTGAGCATCTATAACATCAGTTATTACATCTGGGAGGGGTCCATCATCTCTTATTGAACCTGCGAGTACAAATGGGACATCATTTTTAATGCACTCGTACATTATCCCTTTTTTCAATATTCCCTTCTCAACAGCATCTTTTATAGATCCTGCTTTGTTTATTTCATTTATAGCATATATATGATTTCTGTGACCTCGTGTAACAGCTTCACCAGTTTTAACACACATTCCAAGTGAAGTTCCATAAAGTGCATTTTCAATGTCGTGGGTTGCAAGGGCATTTCCAGCAAAGATAATATCAATTATCCCCTCTTTTATCATATTGGCTAATATTGGACCAGATCCTGTGTGTACAACTGCAGGGCCCGAAACAACTGCAATTTTGCCTCCTCTACTCTTAACTTCCTTTATTTCCGATGATATCTTTCTTATTATAGATTTTATTGGTTTTTCAGAGGATGCATCGCTTGACATGAATTCGAATACACCTTTTTTACCTCTTGGACGTTCAGGAGGAGAAACTTGGATCCCATCCCTACCTACAACAACGCAGTCTCCCTTTTTTATCCTTCCAATTGGTCTACAAAATGCTCTTCCACTCTCTAAATCCACAACAATCATACAATCCATTTCAATATCTTCAACCACTACCCATTCCCCATTATGGCGTATATGGGTAGGATGATGTGTTGTGGAATAAAAATCAACAGGAAGTGTTTTATTCTTCTCAGACATTAAAATCTTAACATCTTTAATTTCAACAACAATTGCACCAATTTCTGAAAGTTCATCCAGGATTTCTCCAAGAAGTATTTCGCTAGATGCTTCAACAATTATTCTAGCATG
This window contains:
- a CDS encoding NAD(P)/FAD-dependent oxidoreductase is translated as MEDQQKFAGYGSFSNKIRNENKIVIGERAGFQDLLWGFGIRNAIKSGFIAANNILEGNDSENYYKTVEKYFRPKFNAGIVNRFIWEKFASSNYSLILNRIYKSKDPLKYLYSFHNFNLFQKVTYPLALFYMKHRYSNLKL
- a CDS encoding NAD(P)/FAD-dependent oxidoreductase, with the protein product MQYIKILGAGPAGLSAAINLANEGYIVDVFEKNKDIGSRVQKNLQGLENWSDNQDIIKEFRKMKIKPNFDFEPFKNLKITNNDENWDFYCKRPAFYLVKRGTEEKSLDQGLKEQALDKGVNIHFEETAPIEDVDIVATVLIQETNSQLQED
- a CDS encoding TIGR00300 family protein — translated: MYKREVKLSGHIIDSLILPKALDLIMDMGGDFKIIEFKVGKLKGNISHARIIVEASSEILLGEILDELSEIGAIVVEIKDVKILMSEKNKTLPVDFYSTTHHPTHIRHNGEWVVVEDIEMDCMIVVDLESGRAFCRPIGRIKKGDCVVVGRDGIQVSPPERPRGKKGVFEFMSSDASSEKPIKSIIRKISSEIKEVKSRGGKIAVVSGPAVVHTGSGPILANMIKEGIIDIIFAGNALATHDIENALYGTSLGMCVKTGEAVTRGHRNHIYAINEINKAGSIKDAVEKGILKKGIMYECIKNDVPFVLAGSIRDDGPLPDVITDVIDAQDEMRKYVQDVDMVIMISTMLHSIATGNMLPSHVKSICVDINPATVTKLSDRGSAQVVGIVTDVGTFLPLLYNELKSE